The stretch of DNA AGACCTCTTCTTAATGAAAATATGtgtagattttatttaaaattgtatttaaacaAAAAGTCACTAAAGAGAAGGAGATGATGATGGGGGTATGTTTTTGCAGAGGAAAATAATtatgcctttctgtttttaaCATGGGAATGGtagattttcatttattatctatttcCTCAAAAATCAACTTATATTAAGCCTCCAGTATGACTTACAAAGTAAAGTCTCCTGTTGTTCAGGTTGATATCCTGACTCCTAGTTCAAAGCTCACAAAGCAAAAGGAGAGGCCCGATGCCTATAAGTTCcattctgacctctacatgtatgtcAATGTGCAAGTACTTCCCCTTCCAAatataaaaaagtgaaaaaaacagCATGTATTAAAACCAAGTGCATTGAATTTTAAGTATTATCTACTAGTCTATGTCTTAATTGAGTCTGAagaatatgcctgggtttagagtaaaatttttatttctaacatGTCCCCAAGTGATGCTGAAGCATGGTGTCCctacattttatttcactttgtgtTTCTATTAGGTTGATCAGTAACATGGAACCTAGAAATCAAACAAGCATCTTCTACTTTTTTCTCCTGGAACTAACTCATGATACTACAATGGAGCCCTTCATCTTTGGCCTCTTCCTGTTTACATACCTGGTCACCATTCTGGGAAATCTACTCATCATTCTTGCTGTCAGCTCTGACTCTCATCTACAAACACCCATGTACCTCTTTCTCTCCAAACTTTCATTTACTGACATCTGCCTAAGTACAACCACAGTTCCAAATATGCTGAagaacatccacacacaggaTCAGAGCATCAGCTACACAGGCTGCCTCACTCAGGCAtgctttgttttgaattttgctGTTTTAGAAAGTTGTGTCCTTGCTGCAATGGCTTATGACCGCTATGCAGCTATTTGCCACCCCTTGAATTACACAGTAATTATGAACCCAAGCTTCTGTGCTATGCTAATTCTATTGTCCCTCATAATTAGCATTGTGAACAGCTTATTACAGTGTCTGATGGTATTGCGTGTCTCATTTTGCACAAACTTTGAGCTTCCTCTATTCTTCTGTGAACTTGCTCAAGTCATCAAGCTTGCCTGTTCTGATACCCTCATCAATTACATCCTTATATATCTTGCAACATTTATATTTGGTGGCATTCCAATCTCTGGAATCATTTTCTCTTATACTCGAATTGTCTCTTCAATTTTGAGGATATCTTCAATGAAAGGAAGGTATAAAGCCTTTTCCACTTGTGCGTCTCACTTTTTAGTTGTGTCTTTATTCTACGGTGCAGCAGTCGGGGTTTACATCAGCTCTGCAATTACTATTTCACCTCAGATAACTACAGTGTCATATATGATGTACACAGTCCTCCCGCAAATGTTGAACCCCTTTATTTATAGTCTAAGAAATAGGGACATGAAGAAAGCCTTGGGGAAACTTATGACAAAGGTATGTTGCCTTCAGTGATATGTTAATTGATTTTGGCTTCAGTTATTCATAGGTCACaccaaaaaagaattttttttgtgaATCAGAGTATCTGAATGTCGCTGTGATCTTTTATATGCCAtactgacaaaaaaaaatcaatgcatatattttctttgatttgttttgttttctattttttttatcttgataCAGTTTTGACAAGTTCTATTCAAAATATAGATGGGATATCTTTTCTCATGCCAAATATCAGAAACAGGTAAACAGCTTctcattttcatcattttatcaTATATAAAACCAGATCTAGATAAGTAAATATATTGATAGATATaaataacatacacacatatatatgtataacaacTGAAGAAGAGtcaatgaatttgagagggaggaTAGGAAGCATTAGTAGGATTGGAGGGAGAAAATGACAGTGtcaatgatgtaattatattttaaaacaatattatcaGAAATTTTAACTAGAAAAGTgaattgactttttcttttcttagtttttcaagacagggtttctctgtagctttggaacctgtcctggaacttactctgtagaccaggatgtccttgaactcacagaaaccctcctgtctctgcctcccaagtgatgggattaaaggtgtgcaccatcaccacctggctatgAACTGACTTTTTAGTATCTGCAaacatatactttattattatacAGAACTTTCAAACCcacatgttaattttaaaaatcatagacTTAGCTATCATTATCCTACTATGTAAATGTCATTTACCATTTGGTACTATACCCAGACACTGTCTCCTgcaatttctgaaattttaaCCCTTAAAAGTATTTGCCTTGAAGAAATTTGAGTAGTGATTTCAATACTTTACATGCTTTATTTCTCTGGATATTCTAAATATTGCTTTTTACAActatcatgtatatatatacacatgagtaTAGATGCCTGGCTAGACCAGAAGTTTTG from Onychomys torridus chromosome 7, mOncTor1.1, whole genome shotgun sequence encodes:
- the LOC118587681 gene encoding olfactory receptor 7G2-like, whose amino-acid sequence is MEPRNQTSIFYFFLLELTHDTTMEPFIFGLFLFTYLVTILGNLLIILAVSSDSHLQTPMYLFLSKLSFTDICLSTTTVPNMLKNIHTQDQSISYTGCLTQACFVLNFAVLESCVLAAMAYDRYAAICHPLNYTVIMNPSFCAMLILLSLIISIVNSLLQCLMVLRVSFCTNFELPLFFCELAQVIKLACSDTLINYILIYLATFIFGGIPISGIIFSYTRIVSSILRISSMKGRYKAFSTCASHFLVVSLFYGAAVGVYISSAITISPQITTVSYMMYTVLPQMLNPFIYSLRNRDMKKALGKLMTKVCCLQ